One segment of Acidianus sp. HS-5 DNA contains the following:
- a CDS encoding metallophosphoesterase gives MVKILLATDIHHPSDKLFIISRAIETVRPDAIIISGDLSVDGKVGDIEELFRKLRKVSKNARIIAVLGNHDLYLHGGDTSSVDKVDRIYKHVEKYNVELLDVLGNVELGDYRVVGNVCWYDYSFAPGYKYIDYVNCNPYGFSKEYIKENCLKESFDLCRCPSWHNDCMFTDIDAQSFAKLNKEKIKRDLKGNSIIVTHHVPLKDLIVQKSFFNAYDGQDMSDLLDGRVKYYIYGHLHDNSIPKKVINGITFINAFKYQISLKVYIQNAVLEL, from the coding sequence ATGGTTAAGATCCTTCTAGCTACTGACATCCATCACCCCTCAGATAAACTATTTATAATATCAAGGGCTATAGAGACCGTGAGACCTGACGCTATAATAATCTCCGGTGACCTCAGCGTAGACGGTAAGGTAGGTGACATTGAGGAATTGTTTAGGAAGTTAAGGAAGGTAAGTAAAAACGCTAGGATAATCGCAGTCTTGGGGAACCACGATTTATACCTCCACGGGGGAGACACTAGTAGTGTCGACAAGGTAGACAGGATATATAAACATGTGGAAAAATATAACGTGGAATTACTAGACGTCTTAGGTAACGTTGAACTCGGCGATTATAGGGTAGTGGGTAATGTATGCTGGTACGACTACTCTTTTGCACCGGGTTATAAGTATATTGACTATGTTAACTGTAATCCATATGGTTTCAGTAAAGAGTATATTAAGGAAAACTGCTTAAAGGAATCCTTTGATTTATGTAGATGCCCTAGTTGGCATAACGACTGTATGTTTACTGACATAGACGCGCAGAGTTTTGCAAAGCTAAACAAGGAAAAAATTAAGAGGGACTTAAAGGGTAACAGCATAATTGTGACTCATCACGTCCCTTTAAAGGACTTAATAGTACAGAAGTCATTCTTTAATGCCTATGACGGGCAGGACATGAGCGATTTATTGGACGGGAGGGTAAAGTATTATATTTATGGGCATTTGCACGATAATTCTATCCCGAAGAAAGTAATAAATGGTATTACTTTTATAAACGCCTTCAAATACCAGATCAGTCTTAAGGTGTATATACAGAATGCAGTCCTTGAACTTTGA
- a CDS encoding ADP-ribosylglycohydrolase family protein: MTSKNVQLFRELMSKQRINAHNLEEILGTQTSRGRPNLHRVEGMLLGVAIGDALGNTTELMDPEERFSRYGFIEDYITFDGRNGVGLPSDDTQLTFDTVKVILEDGYLNPEKLARTFFSHEIYGIGISTSEVRRRYLRGMKWFECGIESAGNGALMRISPVILPSFKEENHLVDSVLDAIITHNDPLAIGTSIAFAELFRSLVINPIEDPTKDLPERIIKFIGKKHYKTNVPGVTLQELLTKEVDNAIKRGEDTITFCERVGSGAYLGETLPCILFIIKKFRDPQRAILEAVNYTVDNDTITSIVGAIMGAAYGKSAFRKEWIEGLSGKLLIGGRDGVVFDMIDEVKSWL; encoded by the coding sequence ATGACTAGTAAAAACGTTCAGCTTTTTCGCGAACTGATGTCTAAGCAGAGGATAAACGCCCACAACTTAGAGGAGATCTTGGGCACTCAAACAAGTAGAGGACGCCCAAACCTCCATAGAGTGGAGGGAATGTTACTGGGAGTAGCCATAGGGGACGCGTTGGGGAATACAACAGAGTTGATGGACCCTGAGGAGAGGTTCTCGAGATACGGGTTCATAGAGGACTACATCACCTTCGACGGAAGAAATGGGGTCGGACTCCCGTCAGATGACACCCAGTTGACCTTCGACACGGTCAAAGTTATCCTGGAAGATGGATATCTCAACCCTGAAAAATTAGCAAGAACCTTCTTTTCCCATGAAATTTACGGTATAGGGATTTCCACGTCCGAGGTAAGACGAAGATACCTAAGGGGAATGAAGTGGTTTGAGTGCGGGATTGAGTCGGCCGGAAACGGAGCGCTCATGAGAATATCCCCAGTTATACTCCCTAGCTTCAAGGAAGAAAATCACCTCGTGGACTCTGTCCTGGACGCGATAATAACTCATAACGACCCCCTAGCCATAGGTACGTCCATAGCCTTTGCAGAACTCTTCAGGAGCCTCGTGATCAATCCAATTGAAGATCCCACGAAAGATCTCCCCGAAAGGATAATCAAATTCATAGGAAAAAAACACTACAAAACAAACGTCCCCGGTGTAACCCTTCAAGAGTTATTAACGAAAGAAGTTGATAACGCCATAAAGAGAGGCGAGGATACCATCACGTTTTGTGAAAGAGTAGGATCGGGGGCATATCTAGGCGAAACTTTACCCTGCATTCTCTTCATTATTAAGAAGTTTAGAGATCCGCAGAGGGCCATCTTGGAGGCAGTTAATTACACCGTGGACAACGATACCATTACTTCAATAGTGGGAGCGATAATGGGGGCAGCCTACGGCAAGAGCGCTTTCAGGAAGGAATGGATAGAGGGCTTGTCAGGGAAATTACTAATTGGAGGAAGGGACGGAGTTGTATTTGATATGATAGATGAAGTTAAATCCTGGTTATAA